From Brochothrix thermosphacta DSM 20171 = FSL F6-1036, a single genomic window includes:
- a CDS encoding DgaE family pyridoxal phosphate-dependent ammonia lyase — translation MTVTEGISYQKYGLKEVINASGKMTILGVSKVSDNVLAAQQFGGQHFFEMSDLVIQTGRHIAQLLEVEDAIVVSSASAGIAQSVAGIIGQGDLFHAYHPYTKKVSRREIIVPKGHNVDYGTPVEVMVGLGGGKIVEAGYANMCHAEHIEMMVTPETAAILYIKSHHTVQKSMLSVAEAAAIAKKYQLPLIVDAAAEEDLEKYTAEGANLVIYSGGKAIEGPTSGLVIGDATLIEWVRLQTKGIGRAMKVGKENILGFTTAIEDYIQNDSESGHAMKARLQPFLADLNTIAGIEATEEQDGAGRDIYRAKVAVNGPVTALAVVKQLKEGQLAIYTREYRANNGVIEFDIRAVNQYEMTQIVERLRSILNN, via the coding sequence ATGACTGTGACTGAAGGAATAAGTTATCAAAAATACGGTTTAAAAGAAGTGATTAATGCCTCTGGTAAAATGACGATTTTAGGTGTATCAAAAGTGTCTGACAACGTATTAGCCGCACAACAATTTGGCGGGCAACATTTTTTTGAAATGAGTGATCTCGTCATCCAAACAGGTCGACATATTGCGCAGTTATTAGAGGTTGAAGATGCAATCGTTGTTTCAAGTGCTTCTGCTGGGATTGCACAAAGTGTGGCGGGAATAATTGGCCAAGGTGATTTATTCCATGCGTATCATCCTTATACAAAGAAAGTGAGTCGACGTGAGATCATTGTACCGAAGGGTCACAATGTTGATTATGGGACACCCGTTGAGGTCATGGTTGGTCTGGGTGGCGGTAAAATAGTCGAGGCGGGGTATGCTAATATGTGTCATGCAGAGCATATTGAGATGATGGTGACACCAGAAACCGCTGCTATTTTATACATCAAGAGTCATCACACTGTTCAAAAAAGTATGTTGAGTGTAGCAGAAGCGGCAGCTATTGCCAAAAAATATCAGTTGCCCTTAATTGTTGATGCAGCAGCCGAGGAAGATTTAGAAAAGTATACAGCTGAAGGTGCAAACCTTGTCATTTATAGTGGAGGCAAGGCCATTGAAGGACCGACATCTGGCTTGGTTATTGGTGATGCAACACTTATTGAGTGGGTGCGATTGCAAACTAAAGGTATTGGACGTGCGATGAAAGTAGGCAAAGAAAACATTTTAGGGTTTACGACGGCAATCGAGGATTATATCCAGAACGATAGTGAAAGTGGACATGCGATGAAAGCGCGGTTACAGCCATTTTTAGCGGATTTAAATACAATTGCGGGCATTGAGGCAACAGAAGAACAAGATGGCGCTGGACGTGATATATACCGTGCCAAAGTAGCAGTGAATGGTCCAGTAACGGCACTTGCAGTTGTTAAACAGCTTAAAGAAGGTCAATTGGCAATCTATACACGTGAATACCGTGCAAACAATGGTGTGATTGAATTTGATATTCGTGCAGTTAATCAGTATGAGATGACTCAAATTGTTGAACGTTTACGCAGTATTTTAAATAACTAG
- a CDS encoding amidohydrolase/deacetylase family metallohydrolase, whose protein sequence is MYDLLIRQGRLATDDIVDIAIKDKKIIAVAPLIEADAQEVIDLAGESYVSAGWIDDHVHCYEKMTLYYDYPDQIGIPKGVTTVIDAGTTGAENVGDFYELAQQANTNVYALLNISKWGIVEQDELADLAKIQSALITQSLADYPDFIVGLKARMSKTVVGENGIVPLQMVKKIQSECNHLPLMVHIGSAPPELEDVLTEMSAGDVMTHCYNGKPNGIFNTAGQLKPFVREAYDKGILFDIGHGTDSFNFNVAEQAKAAGIICQTISTDIYHRNRETGPVYDLATTIEKMLVIGYSLAEVLPMITENPAAAFHLDNKGQLAAGYDADITIFNLKERRKTLVDSNGNTRETTTVIVPSHTIIGGSVYDCD, encoded by the coding sequence ATGTATGATTTATTGATACGACAAGGCCGTTTAGCGACGGATGACATCGTCGATATCGCTATTAAAGATAAAAAAATTATAGCAGTTGCTCCCTTAATAGAAGCAGACGCTCAGGAAGTCATTGATTTGGCAGGCGAAAGTTATGTGTCAGCGGGCTGGATCGATGATCATGTTCATTGTTATGAAAAGATGACACTTTATTATGATTATCCTGATCAAATTGGAATTCCTAAAGGTGTAACAACAGTGATTGATGCTGGTACAACAGGTGCGGAGAATGTGGGAGATTTTTATGAATTGGCACAACAGGCAAACACCAACGTTTATGCGCTCTTGAATATTTCTAAATGGGGAATCGTGGAACAAGATGAACTAGCTGATTTGGCTAAAATTCAATCTGCATTAATCACTCAATCGTTGGCAGATTACCCTGATTTTATAGTAGGGTTGAAAGCGCGTATGAGCAAAACTGTTGTGGGTGAAAATGGTATTGTCCCCTTACAAATGGTAAAAAAAATACAGTCTGAATGTAATCACTTACCATTGATGGTACATATCGGTTCTGCTCCTCCTGAATTAGAGGACGTCCTAACCGAAATGTCAGCGGGTGATGTCATGACACATTGTTACAATGGTAAACCGAATGGTATTTTTAATACAGCAGGTCAGTTGAAACCTTTTGTTCGTGAAGCCTATGATAAAGGTATTCTCTTTGATATTGGTCATGGGACGGACAGTTTTAATTTTAACGTTGCCGAACAAGCGAAAGCAGCAGGAATTATCTGTCAAACGATTAGTACCGATATTTATCATCGCAATCGTGAAACGGGTCCTGTCTATGATTTGGCGACAACAATTGAAAAAATGTTAGTGATAGGCTATTCATTGGCTGAAGTGTTACCGATGATTACTGAAAACCCTGCAGCAGCATTCCATTTGGATAATAAAGGGCAACTAGCAGCAGGATATGATGCTGATATTACTATTTTCAATTTAAAAGAGCGTCGTAAAACATTGGTGGACTCGAATGGGAACACGCGTGAAACAACGACGGTTATTGTACCATCTCATACTATTATTGGAGGGAGCGTGTATGACTGTGACTGA
- the dagF gene encoding 2-dehydro-3-deoxy-phosphogluconate aldolase, whose product MKKTPQYMSDRLCLNVLAGSVENAKDCYEAANGQIVLGVLSKNYETDEAAIADMKKYAHATNNALSVGLGAGDPNQSQMVSRISAILQPQHVNQVFTGIGASRALLGQNETIVNGLVSPTGKVGYVNIATGPLSSQAPATEVPIETAISLLKDMGGSSIKYFPMKGLAHKEEYIAVAKACADYDFYLEPTGGIDLENFEEIVQIAIDAGVKKVIPHVYSSIIDSETGLTRPEDVKTLIQMMEKTLS is encoded by the coding sequence ATGAAAAAAACACCCCAATATATGTCAGATCGTTTATGTTTAAATGTTTTAGCAGGTTCAGTGGAAAACGCAAAAGATTGTTATGAGGCGGCAAACGGTCAAATCGTTCTTGGTGTGCTCTCTAAAAATTATGAAACGGATGAAGCAGCAATCGCTGATATGAAAAAATATGCTCATGCAACCAACAACGCTCTTTCAGTCGGTTTAGGTGCAGGTGACCCAAATCAGAGTCAAATGGTGAGCCGTATTTCAGCTATTTTACAACCCCAACATGTGAATCAAGTATTCACTGGTATTGGCGCAAGCCGTGCGTTACTAGGGCAAAATGAAACAATTGTTAATGGTTTGGTGTCACCGACAGGTAAAGTAGGGTACGTTAATATTGCAACAGGCCCTTTAAGTAGCCAAGCGCCTGCAACAGAAGTGCCAATTGAAACAGCAATTTCATTGTTAAAAGATATGGGTGGTAGTTCTATTAAGTATTTTCCAATGAAAGGTCTTGCGCATAAAGAAGAATACATTGCTGTAGCAAAAGCGTGTGCAGACTATGATTTTTATCTTGAGCCGACAGGTGGCATTGATTTAGAAAACTTTGAAGAAATAGTGCAAATTGCGATTGATGCAGGTGTGAAAAAAGTGATTCCACACGTTTATTCTTCTATTATTGATTCAGAAACTGGACTTACGCGTCCAGAAGACGTTAAAACCTTGATTCAAATGATGGAAAAAACGCTGAGTTAA